The DNA segment ATAAATTACTGCTCGTAAAAATACGACTGCTCTATGCCCTTAAAGATAATCTCTCTATCATCTATTTTATCGGTTAAATTTGCCCTTAGAAGCGTTTTTAATTCTAGGTCATTTACTGGACTTCTCTTTATTGCCTGTAAATACCTAAATTTATCTACATTTTGCCAGTTTATGAGCATTTTTGTCCTGTTTTTTAGCATTAAGTCAAGCCAAATTCTCATCGCTCTGCCGTTGCCCTCTAAAAATGGATGAGCTATGTTCATCTCAACGTATTTTTCAACTATTTGGTCAAAATTTTGCTCACTTAAAGCCTCTATTTTTGGTAAAATTTCTTTTAAATAGAGCGAA comes from the Campylobacter mucosalis genome and includes:
- the fic gene encoding protein adenylyltransferase Fic, with protein sequence MKQSEIDNLSLLKAYELFESCEINRVEVGTFKGLSQIHGYIFKDLYDFAGKIREINILKGGFRFANSLYLKEILPKIEALSEQNFDQIVEKYVEMNIAHPFLEGNGRAMRIWLDLMLKNRTKMLINWQNVDKFRYLQAIKRSPVNDLELKTLLRANLTDKIDDREIIFKGIEQSYFYEQ